One stretch of Daphnia pulicaria isolate SC F1-1A chromosome 8, SC_F0-13Bv2, whole genome shotgun sequence DNA includes these proteins:
- the LOC124311426 gene encoding pupal cuticle protein Edg-91-like isoform X1: protein MKKFTISILCLLLVGLVLVQHGTEATDGKDSGYGAEFGAVEEYNSGEYEGGEYGGEKGHFKGRHKGHHHKGHHHKGHHHSGGEYGGWEYGGGEYGGEKGHHKGHHKGHHKGHHKGHHKGHHKGHHKGHHKGHHQHHHQHHGVGEYGGGGFAYASAGGYSSHPAASYSSQPDFGYGGHEGFHGYPSAPIFPSYGDTFAGDYY, encoded by the exons atgaaaaag TTTACGATTTCGATCCTGTGCTTGCTATTAGTTGGACTGGTCCTAGTTCAACATGGCACCGAGGCAACGGATGGGAAAG ACTCGGGTTACGGCGCGGAATTTGGAGCTGTAGAAGAATACAATAGCGGTGAATACGAAGGCGGAGAATACGGAGGTGAGAAAG GACATTTTAAAGGACGCCATAAGGGGCACCATCACAAAGGGCACCATCACAAGGGGCACCATCACAGCGGTGGAGAATACGGTGGCTGGGAATACGGTGGCGGAGAATATGGAGGTGAAAAAG GGCACCACAAAGGTCATCATAAAGGGCATCATAAAGGGCATCATAAAGGTCATCATAAAGGGCACCATAAAGGTCATCATAAAGGGCACCACAAAGgtcatcatcaacatcatcatcagcatCACGG AGTTGGCGAATACGGCGGTGGAGGCTTTGCTTACGCATCGGCGGGTGGCTACTCATCTCATCCGGCGGCATCCTATTCTTCACAACCAGATTTTGGTTACGGAGGCCACGAAGGATTCCACGGTTATCCGTCAGCTCCAATTTTTCCATCATATGGTGATACCTTCGCAGGAGATTATTATTAG
- the LOC124311426 gene encoding pupal cuticle protein Edg-91-like isoform X2 gives MKKFTISILCLLLVGLVLVQHGTEATDGKDSGYGAEFGAVEEYNSGEYEGGEYGGHFKGRHKGHHHKGHHHKGHHHSGGEYGGWEYGGGEYGGEKGHHKGHHKGHHKGHHKGHHKGHHKGHHKGHHKGHHQHHHQHHGVGEYGGGGFAYASAGGYSSHPAASYSSQPDFGYGGHEGFHGYPSAPIFPSYGDTFAGDYY, from the exons atgaaaaag TTTACGATTTCGATCCTGTGCTTGCTATTAGTTGGACTGGTCCTAGTTCAACATGGCACCGAGGCAACGGATGGGAAAG ACTCGGGTTACGGCGCGGAATTTGGAGCTGTAGAAGAATACAATAGCGGTGAATACGAAGGCGGAGAATACGGAG GACATTTTAAAGGACGCCATAAGGGGCACCATCACAAAGGGCACCATCACAAGGGGCACCATCACAGCGGTGGAGAATACGGTGGCTGGGAATACGGTGGCGGAGAATATGGAGGTGAAAAAG GGCACCACAAAGGTCATCATAAAGGGCATCATAAAGGGCATCATAAAGGTCATCATAAAGGGCACCATAAAGGTCATCATAAAGGGCACCACAAAGgtcatcatcaacatcatcatcagcatCACGG AGTTGGCGAATACGGCGGTGGAGGCTTTGCTTACGCATCGGCGGGTGGCTACTCATCTCATCCGGCGGCATCCTATTCTTCACAACCAGATTTTGGTTACGGAGGCCACGAAGGATTCCACGGTTATCCGTCAGCTCCAATTTTTCCATCATATGGTGATACCTTCGCAGGAGATTATTATTAG